Proteins co-encoded in one Micropterus dolomieu isolate WLL.071019.BEF.003 ecotype Adirondacks linkage group LG19, ASM2129224v1, whole genome shotgun sequence genomic window:
- the ogt.1 gene encoding UDP-N-acetylglucosamine--peptide N-acetylglucosaminyltransferase 110 kDa subunit isoform X3, whose protein sequence is MATSVGNVADSTGLAELAHREYQSGDFEAAERHCMQLWRQEPDNTGVLLLLSSIHFQCRRLDRSAHFSTLAIKQNPMLAEAYSNLGNVYKERGQLQEAIEHYRHALRLKPDFIDGYINLAAALVAAGDMEGAVQAYVSALQYNPDLYCVRSDLGNLLKALGRLEEAKACYLKAIETQPNFAVAWSNLGCVFNAQGEIWLAIHHFEKAVTLDPNFLDAYINLGNVLKEARIFDRAVAGYLRALSLSPNHAVVHGNLACVYYEQGLIDLAIDTYRRAIELQPHFPDAYCNLANALKEKGNVSEAEECYNTALRLCPTHADSLNNLANIKREQGNIEDAVQLYRKALEVFPEFAAAHSNLASVLQQQGKLQEALMHYKEAIRISPTFADAYSNMGNTLKEMQDVQGALQCYTRAIQINPAFADAHSNLASIHKDSGNIPEAIASYRTALKLKPDFPDAYCNLAHCLQIVCDWTDYDERMKKLVSIVADQLDKNRLPSVHPHHSMLYPLSHGFRKAIAERHGNLCLDKVHALIKINALHKPAFEHPKDLKASGGRLRVGYVSSDFGNHPTSHLMQSIPGMHNPEKFEVFCYALSPDDSTNFRVKVVAEAHHFTDLSQIPCNGKAADRIHQDGIHILVNMNGYTKGARNELFALRPAPIQSMWLGYPGTSGAPFMDYIISDKETSPIEVAEQYSEKLAYMPNTFFIGDHANMFPHLKKKAVIDFKSNGHIFDNRIVLNGIDLKAFLDSLPDVKVIKMKCDNNQEGAGEANGALSMPVIPMNTAAEAIINMINQGQIQVTINGFTVSNGLATTQINNKAATGEEVPRTIVVTTRSQYGLPEDSIVYCNFNQLYKIDPPTLQMWANILKRVPNSVLWLLRFPAVGEPNIQQYAQNMGLPGSRIIFSPVAPKEEHVRRGQLADVCLDTPLCNGHTTGMDVLWAGTPMVTMPGETLASRVAASQLRCLGCPELIAQSRQDYEDIAVKLGSDMEYLKMVRARVWKQRICSPLFNTKQYTMDLERLYLQMWEHHSKGNKPEHLVQIVETSENA, encoded by the exons GGTTGGCAGAGCTGGCGCACCGGGAGTATCAGTCAGGGGACTTTGAAGCAGCTGAGCGTCACTGCATGCAGCTGTGGAGACAGGAGCCTGATAACACAGGCGTGCTGCTGCTTCTGTCCTCCATCCACTTCCAGTGCCGAAGACTCGACAG ATCTGCTCACTTCAGCACCTTGGCCATCAAACAGAATCCAATGTTGGCCGAAGCCTACTCCAACCTGGGGAATGTGTACAAGGAGCGTGGGCAACTGCAAGAGGCCATAGAGCATTATCGCCATGCGCTGAGACTGAAGCCAGATTTTATTGATGGTTACATCAACTTGGCAGCAGCTCTGGTGGCCGCCGGGGACATGGAGGGAGCAGTGCAGGCTTATGTGTCTGCATTACAGTATAACCCT gaCCTTTATTGTGTGCGTAGCGACTTGGGCAATTTGCTTAAAGCCCTTGGGCGTTTGGAAGAGGCTAAG GCCTGTTACCTGAAAGCAATTGAGACTCAGCCCAACTTTGCGGTGGCTTGGAGCAACCTGGGCTGTGTATTCAATGCCCAGGGAGAGATATGGCTGGCCATACACCATTTTGAAAag GCAGTGACTCTGGACCCAAATTTCCTTGACGCATACATCAATTTAGGGAATGTTTTGAAGGAAGCCCGCATCTTTGACAG AGCTGTGGCTGGATACCTAAGAGCCTTGAGCCTCAGCCCAAACCATGCAGTTGTCCATGGAAACCTGGCCTGTGTCTACTACGAGCAAGGCCTTATTGATCTGGCTATTGACACCTACCGTCGTGCTATTGAACTGCAGCCACACTTCCCCGATGCCTACTGCAATTTGGCAAATGCCCTGAAGGAGAAAGGCAAT GTGTCTGAAGCAGAAGAGTGCTACAACACGGCCTTGCGCTTGTGTCCAACCCATGCAGACTCCCTTAACAACTTGGCCAATATCAAGCGTGAGCAGGGCAACATTGAGGATGCAGTTCAGCTCTATAGGAAGGCGCTAGAG GTGTTCCCAGAGTTTGCAGCAGCTCATTCTAACCTGGCCAGTGTTCTGCAGCAGCAGGGAAAACTCCAGGAGGCCCTCATGCACTACAAGGAGGCCATCAG AATAAGCCCCACATTTGCTGATGCCTACTCAAACATGGGCAATACACTGAAGGAAATGCAAGATGTACAGGGAGCACTGCAATGCTACACCCGTGCCATCCAGATCAACCCTGCCTTTGCAGATGCTCACAGCAATTTGGCCTCAATCCACAAG GATTCTGGAAACATCCCAGAGGCCATTGCATCTTACCGCACAGCCTTGAAACTCAAGCCAGACTTCCCTGATGCTTACTGCAACTTGGCGCATTGCCTGCAG ATTGTGTGTGACTGGACAGATTATGATGAGCGGATGAAGAAGCTTGTGAGCATTGTGGCTGACCAGCTGGATAAGAACCGCTTGCCTTCAGTGCACCCACACCACAGCATGCTGTATCCACTCTCTCATGGCTTCCGCAAGGCCATTGCTGAGCGCCACGGAAACCTTTGCCTGGACAAGGTACACGCACTGATCAAA ATCAATGCACTTCACAAACCGGCTTTTGAGCATCCGAAAGATCTGAAGGCCAGTGGTGGACGTCTCCGTGTTGGCTATGTCAGCTCTGACTTTGGCAACCATCCTACTTCCCACCTGATGCAGTCCATTCCTGGAATGCATAACCCAGAGAAATTTGAA GTGTTCTGCTATGCACTCAGCCCTGATGATAGTACCAACTTCCGTGTGAAAGTGGTAGCAGAGGCTCATCATTTCACAGACCTTTCACAG ATTCCCTGCAATGGCAAGGCAGCTGATCGTATTCACCAGGATGGAATCCACATTCTGGTCAACATGAACGGATACACCAAGGGAGCCCGAAATGAGCTCTTTGCCCTCCGGCCTGCACCCATTCAG TCTATGTGGCTGGGTTACCCTGGAACCAGTGGGGCTCCCTTCATGGACTACATCATCTCTGATAAGGAGACGTCACCTATCGAAGTAGCAGAGCAGTATTCGGAGAAACTGGCCTACATGCCCAATACTTTCTTCATTGGAGACCACGCCAACATGTTCCCTCACCTCAAG AAAAAGGCAGTGATTGATTTCAAGTCTAATGGACACATCTTTGATAACCGCATTGTTCTTAATGGTATTGATCTGAAGGCCTTTTTGGACAGCCTGCCAGATGTGAAAGTGATAAAG ATGAAGTGTGACAACAACCAGGAAGGTGCCGGTGAAGCAAACGGAGCTTTGTCCATGCCTGTAATCCCCATGAACACAGCAGCTGAAGCGATCATCAACATGATCAACCAAGGCCAAATCCAGGTCACAATCAACGGCTTCACTGTCAGCAACGGCCTGGCCACCACACAG ATCAATAACAAAGCTGCCACTGGAGAGGAGGTGCCACGCACAATCGTTGTGACAACCCGTTCTCAATATGGTCTCCCAGAGGACTCAATCGTCTACTGCAACTTCAACCAGCTCTACAAGATTGACCCCCCTACTCTTCAGATGTGGGCCAAT ATCCTGAAGCGTGTGCCCAACAGTGTACTCTGGCTTCTTCGTTTCCCTGCTGTCGGCGAGCCCAACATCCAGCAGTACGCTCAGAACATGGGTCTGCCTGGCTCTCGCATTATCTTCTCTCCTGTggcccccaaggaggagcatgTGAGAAGGGGCCAGTTGGCTGATGTCTGCCTAGACACTCCTCTATGCAACGGGCACACAACGGGCATGGATGTTCTCTGGGCTGGAACACCAATGGTCACAATGCCAG GTGAGACCCTTGCCTCCCGTGTGGCTGCCTCACAACTCCGCTGTCTGGGCTGCCCTGAGCTAATAGCCCAGAGTCGCCAGGACTACGAGGACATAGCAGTCAAACTGGGCTCTGACATGGAATA ccTGAAGATGGTCAGAGCACGTGTGTGGAAGCAGCGAATCTGCAGCCCTCTTTTCAACACCAAGCAGTACACAATGGACCTGGAGAGGCTGTACCTGCAGATGTGGGAGCACCATAGCAAAGGCAACAAGCCAGAACACCTGGTCCAGATAGTAGAGACCAGTGAGAATGCCTGA
- the ogt.1 gene encoding UDP-N-acetylglucosamine--peptide N-acetylglucosaminyltransferase 110 kDa subunit isoform X5 yields MACYLKAIETQPNFAVAWSNLGCVFNAQGEIWLAIHHFEKAVTLDPNFLDAYINLGNVLKEARIFDRAVAGYLRALSLSPNHAVVHGNLACVYYEQGLIDLAIDTYRRAIELQPHFPDAYCNLANALKEKGNVSEAEECYNTALRLCPTHADSLNNLANIKREQGNIEDAVQLYRKALEVFPEFAAAHSNLASVLQQQGKLQEALMHYKEAIRISPTFADAYSNMGNTLKEMQDVQGALQCYTRAIQINPAFADAHSNLASIHKDSGNIPEAIASYRTALKLKPDFPDAYCNLAHCLQIVCDWTDYDERMKKLVSIVADQLDKNRLPSVHPHHSMLYPLSHGFRKAIAERHGNLCLDKVHALIKINALHKPAFEHPKDLKASGGRLRVGYVSSDFGNHPTSHLMQSIPGMHNPEKFEVFCYALSPDDSTNFRVKVVAEAHHFTDLSQIPCNGKAADRIHQDGIHILVNMNGYTKGARNELFALRPAPIQSMWLGYPGTSGAPFMDYIISDKETSPIEVAEQYSEKLAYMPNTFFIGDHANMFPHLKKKAVIDFKSNGHIFDNRIVLNGIDLKAFLDSLPDVKVIKMKCDNNQEGAGEANGALSMPVIPMNTAAEAIINMINQGQIQVTINGFTVSNGLATTQINNKAATGEEVPRTIVVTTRSQYGLPEDSIVYCNFNQLYKIDPPTLQMWANILKRVPNSVLWLLRFPAVGEPNIQQYAQNMGLPGSRIIFSPVAPKEEHVRRGQLADVCLDTPLCNGHTTGMDVLWAGTPMVTMPGETLASRVAASQLRCLGCPELIAQSRQDYEDIAVKLGSDMEYLKMVRARVWKQRICSPLFNTKQYTMDLERLYLQMWEHHSKGNKPEHLVQIVETSENA; encoded by the exons ATG GCCTGTTACCTGAAAGCAATTGAGACTCAGCCCAACTTTGCGGTGGCTTGGAGCAACCTGGGCTGTGTATTCAATGCCCAGGGAGAGATATGGCTGGCCATACACCATTTTGAAAag GCAGTGACTCTGGACCCAAATTTCCTTGACGCATACATCAATTTAGGGAATGTTTTGAAGGAAGCCCGCATCTTTGACAG AGCTGTGGCTGGATACCTAAGAGCCTTGAGCCTCAGCCCAAACCATGCAGTTGTCCATGGAAACCTGGCCTGTGTCTACTACGAGCAAGGCCTTATTGATCTGGCTATTGACACCTACCGTCGTGCTATTGAACTGCAGCCACACTTCCCCGATGCCTACTGCAATTTGGCAAATGCCCTGAAGGAGAAAGGCAAT GTGTCTGAAGCAGAAGAGTGCTACAACACGGCCTTGCGCTTGTGTCCAACCCATGCAGACTCCCTTAACAACTTGGCCAATATCAAGCGTGAGCAGGGCAACATTGAGGATGCAGTTCAGCTCTATAGGAAGGCGCTAGAG GTGTTCCCAGAGTTTGCAGCAGCTCATTCTAACCTGGCCAGTGTTCTGCAGCAGCAGGGAAAACTCCAGGAGGCCCTCATGCACTACAAGGAGGCCATCAG AATAAGCCCCACATTTGCTGATGCCTACTCAAACATGGGCAATACACTGAAGGAAATGCAAGATGTACAGGGAGCACTGCAATGCTACACCCGTGCCATCCAGATCAACCCTGCCTTTGCAGATGCTCACAGCAATTTGGCCTCAATCCACAAG GATTCTGGAAACATCCCAGAGGCCATTGCATCTTACCGCACAGCCTTGAAACTCAAGCCAGACTTCCCTGATGCTTACTGCAACTTGGCGCATTGCCTGCAG ATTGTGTGTGACTGGACAGATTATGATGAGCGGATGAAGAAGCTTGTGAGCATTGTGGCTGACCAGCTGGATAAGAACCGCTTGCCTTCAGTGCACCCACACCACAGCATGCTGTATCCACTCTCTCATGGCTTCCGCAAGGCCATTGCTGAGCGCCACGGAAACCTTTGCCTGGACAAGGTACACGCACTGATCAAA ATCAATGCACTTCACAAACCGGCTTTTGAGCATCCGAAAGATCTGAAGGCCAGTGGTGGACGTCTCCGTGTTGGCTATGTCAGCTCTGACTTTGGCAACCATCCTACTTCCCACCTGATGCAGTCCATTCCTGGAATGCATAACCCAGAGAAATTTGAA GTGTTCTGCTATGCACTCAGCCCTGATGATAGTACCAACTTCCGTGTGAAAGTGGTAGCAGAGGCTCATCATTTCACAGACCTTTCACAG ATTCCCTGCAATGGCAAGGCAGCTGATCGTATTCACCAGGATGGAATCCACATTCTGGTCAACATGAACGGATACACCAAGGGAGCCCGAAATGAGCTCTTTGCCCTCCGGCCTGCACCCATTCAG TCTATGTGGCTGGGTTACCCTGGAACCAGTGGGGCTCCCTTCATGGACTACATCATCTCTGATAAGGAGACGTCACCTATCGAAGTAGCAGAGCAGTATTCGGAGAAACTGGCCTACATGCCCAATACTTTCTTCATTGGAGACCACGCCAACATGTTCCCTCACCTCAAG AAAAAGGCAGTGATTGATTTCAAGTCTAATGGACACATCTTTGATAACCGCATTGTTCTTAATGGTATTGATCTGAAGGCCTTTTTGGACAGCCTGCCAGATGTGAAAGTGATAAAG ATGAAGTGTGACAACAACCAGGAAGGTGCCGGTGAAGCAAACGGAGCTTTGTCCATGCCTGTAATCCCCATGAACACAGCAGCTGAAGCGATCATCAACATGATCAACCAAGGCCAAATCCAGGTCACAATCAACGGCTTCACTGTCAGCAACGGCCTGGCCACCACACAG ATCAATAACAAAGCTGCCACTGGAGAGGAGGTGCCACGCACAATCGTTGTGACAACCCGTTCTCAATATGGTCTCCCAGAGGACTCAATCGTCTACTGCAACTTCAACCAGCTCTACAAGATTGACCCCCCTACTCTTCAGATGTGGGCCAAT ATCCTGAAGCGTGTGCCCAACAGTGTACTCTGGCTTCTTCGTTTCCCTGCTGTCGGCGAGCCCAACATCCAGCAGTACGCTCAGAACATGGGTCTGCCTGGCTCTCGCATTATCTTCTCTCCTGTggcccccaaggaggagcatgTGAGAAGGGGCCAGTTGGCTGATGTCTGCCTAGACACTCCTCTATGCAACGGGCACACAACGGGCATGGATGTTCTCTGGGCTGGAACACCAATGGTCACAATGCCAG GTGAGACCCTTGCCTCCCGTGTGGCTGCCTCACAACTCCGCTGTCTGGGCTGCCCTGAGCTAATAGCCCAGAGTCGCCAGGACTACGAGGACATAGCAGTCAAACTGGGCTCTGACATGGAATA ccTGAAGATGGTCAGAGCACGTGTGTGGAAGCAGCGAATCTGCAGCCCTCTTTTCAACACCAAGCAGTACACAATGGACCTGGAGAGGCTGTACCTGCAGATGTGGGAGCACCATAGCAAAGGCAACAAGCCAGAACACCTGGTCCAGATAGTAGAGACCAGTGAGAATGCCTGA